A region of Vigna radiata var. radiata cultivar VC1973A chromosome 10, Vradiata_ver6, whole genome shotgun sequence DNA encodes the following proteins:
- the LOC106775651 gene encoding protein FAR1-RELATED SEQUENCE 6 has translation MENMNRSLDDIEFDEQHDKAAEELNENHVQPNSIPPTVGMVFESVNQAKSFYRQYAISKGFGIRTRSSRKNSKNELCYFMMVCSRAGKYVASNQNEMIGRPTMANDCAARMIVSKREEKWYISAFDDVHNHDLSPTKSRLFRGNKRMNLNVKRTLDLNVEGGVRINKSFRSLVCATGGYENMEFVEQDVRNYVAKQRRALSKDGDVKALLNHFSSMRELNKDFFFDIDVDDDNRILNVFWADARSRAACEYFGDVIYFDTTYLTNKYDMPFAPFIGVNHHGQSILLGCGLLCSEDTDSFVWLFNSWLRCMSNRAPQGIVTDQCKAMKKAIELVFPNTRHRWCLWHIMKKIPEKLQGYAAYKDIKRQLKQVVYNSDSVDSFVYGWERMITIFSLQTNEWLSSLYEERSRWVPCYLRNHFWAGMSTTQRSESMNAFFDGYINSQTTLQEFVKQYDNALQHKTEKETQADFTSLNTTLPCGSQSLIERQFQKHYTHAKFAEIQSEFRGKINCFVDGVVVEDKSSYYKVTEDSIHNEIREERVFKVTFERDTMNVTCSCLLFEFRGIICRHCVCVLAQERVTQLPAKYILTRWCKNVRRKHTYIRATYNNKENDPHIERYDNLCKTFADIAEIACESINMTKLLVDNLRSFVDQNGLQISPSPYVNNNTHKEQQHLHHGNIGHDVETNTNNVDIESLKVVKRKGRPRTKRLKSTSERLTRKKQSAKRSCPTSVHIADTMMDEPNTTFNNNIDGTLNTDYTTTNSIGPVPTVQSPEFMSLLASLHNDMQNT, from the exons ATGGAGAATATGAATAGATCTTTGGATGATATTGAATTTGATGAACAACATGACAAAGCTGCAgaagaattaaatgaaaaccatgttcaacctaactcaatcccTCCAACAGTTGGAATGGTTTTTGAAAGTGTTAATCAAGCCAAGTCATTTTATAGACAATATGCAATATCAAAGGGTTTTGGAATTCGAACAAGGAGTTCAAGGAAGAACAGCAAAAACGAATTATGTTACTTCATGATGGTGTGTTCTAGGGCTGGAAAATATGTCGCCTCCAATCAGAATGAAATGATTGGACGTCCAACAATGGCTAATGATTGTGCAGCTCGAATGATTGTATCAAAAAGAGAGGAGAAGTGGTACATTTCAGCATTTGATGATGTACATAATCATGATCTTAGTCCAACAAAGTCAAGATTGTTCCGAGGCAATAAAAGGATGAATCTGAACGTCAAAAGAACATTAGACTTAAATGTCGAAGGAGGAGTTAGGATTAACAAGAGTTTTCGATCCTTGGTTTGTGCTACAGGAGGTTATGAGAACATGGAGTTTGTCGAACAAGATGTTAGAAATTATGTCGCCAAACAAAGAAGAGCATTATCAAAAGATGGTGATGTCAAGGCACTCTTAAACCATTTCTCTTCCATGAGAGAATTGAATAAGGATTTCTTTTTCGACATTGATGTTGATGACGACAATCGCATACTGAACGTGTTTTGGGCTGATGCACGAAGTAGGGCAGCTTGTGAGTATTTTGGTGATGtcatatattttgacacaacATACTTAACTAATAAGTATGACATGCCATTTGCTCCTTTCATTGGTGTCAACCACCATGGCCAATCAATATTATTAGGTTGTGGTTTGTTATGTTCAGAGGACACAGATTCATTTGTTTGGCTATTTAATTCATGGCTTCGGTGCATGTCCAACAGAGCACCCCAAGGAATTGTTACCGATCAATGCAAAGCAATGAAGAAAGCAATAGAACTCGTGTTTCCAAACACTCGTCATAGGTGGTGCTTGTGgcatataatgaaaaaaatacctGAGAAGTTACAAGGTTATGCCGCTTACAAAGATATCAAGCGACAACTTAAGCAAGTTGTGTACAATTCTGATTCAGTTGACAGTTTTGTTTATGGATGGGAAAGGATGATAACAATATTTTCACTACAAACAAATGAATGGCTTTCTTCACTTTATGAAGAACGAAGTAGGTGGGTTCCTTGTTACCTGAGAAACCATTTTTGGGCTGGCATGTCAACCACTCAAAGAAGTGAGAGTATGAATGCATTTTTTGATGGATATATTAACTCACAAACTACTCTTCAAGAATTTGTTAAACAATATGACAATGCACTACAACACAAGACAGAAAAAGAAACCCAAGCTGACTTCACATCCTTAAACACAACTCTTCCATGCGGGTCACAATCACTCATAGAGCGACAATTCCAAAAGCATTACACACATGCTAAGTTTGCAGAAATACAGTCAGAATTTAGaggtaaaattaattgttttgttgaCGGTGTTGTTGTAGAAGATAAATCATCATATTACAAGGTGACGGAGGACTCCATTCATAATGAGATAAGGGAAGAAAGGGTATTCAAGGTTACATTTGAACGAGACACAATGAATGTCACTTGCAGTTGTTTGCTTTTTGAGTTTAGGGGCATTATTTGTAGACATTGTGTATGTGTCCTAGCACAAGAGCGAGTAACACAACTTCCTGCTAAGTATATACTCACAAGATGGTGTAAAAATGTCCGCAGAAAACACACGTATATTAGAGCAACatacaacaacaaagaaaatgatCCACATATTGAACGGTATGATAACTTATGCAAGACTTTTGCAGATATTGCTGAGATTGCGTGTGAGTCAATAAACATGACAAAATTATTGGTTGACAACCTTAGATCATTTGTGGACCAGAATGGCCTACAAATTTCACCTTCACCTTACGTCAACAACAATACtcacaaagaacaacaacaccTGCATCATGGTAACATAGGTCATGATGTAGAAACAAATACAAACAATGTTGACATCGAAAGCCTTAAAGTTGTGAAGCGAAAGGGTCGACCTAGGACAAAAAGGTTGAAATCCACATCTGAAAGACTAACAAGGAAGAAACAATCAGCAAAACGAAGTTGTCCAACATCTGTTCATATTGCT GACACCATGATGGACGAACCGAATACAACATTCAACAATAACATTGATGGGACACTAAACACAGATTACACAACAACCAACTCAATTGGACCG GTACCAACTGTGCAATCCCCTGAGTTCATGTCACTGCTTGCATCATTACACAATGACATGCAAAACACGTAA
- the LOC106774733 gene encoding glycerophosphodiester phosphodiesterase GDPDL5-like isoform X1, with protein MKNFVRLNVSYISSPEAGFLRSIRTLINPKTTKLVFRFPENEEVDPSTNQSYASLLKNLTSIKTFASGILVPKDYIWPVDPKSHYLQPHTSLVSNAHTVGLEVFASTFVNDIPISYDPVSEHLSFIENGNFSVDSVLSDFPLTSSAAIDCFAHMGLNDPKKGRKIPKAQLTVKDMVNHKKSFVMIIERH; from the exons ATGAAAAACTTCGTACGTCTAAATGTCAGTTACATCTCATCACCTGAAGCCGGTTTCCTCAGAAGTATAAGAACACTCATCAacccaaaaacaacaaaactggTCTTCAGGTTTCCGGAAAACGAGGAAGTAGATCCATCAACCAACCAGAGTTATGCTTCACTGTTGAAAAATCTAACATCTATCAAGACATTTGCTTCAGGAATTCTTGTTCCCAAAGACTACATATGGCCTGTGGATCCAAAGAGTCATTATCTACAACCTCATACATCTTTGGTCTCCAATGCGCATACAGTGGGGCTGGAAGTCTTTGCTTCAACATTCGTGAATGACATTCCAATCAGCTATGACCCTGTTTCCGAGCACTTGAGTTTCATTGAGAATGGAAACTTCTCTGTTGATAGTGTGTTGTCTGACTTCCCTCTAACGTCATCTGCAGCTATAG ACTGCTTTGCACACATGGGCCTCAATGATCCGAAAAAAG GAAGAAAAATCCCTAAGGCACAGTTAACTGTGAAAGACATGGTAAACCATAAAAAATCATTTGTCATGATCATTGAGAGGCATTAA
- the LOC106774733 gene encoding glycerophosphodiester phosphodiesterase GDPDL5-like isoform X2, producing the protein MKNFVRLNVSYISSPEAGFLRSIRTLINPKTTKLVFRFPENEEVDPSTNQSYASLLKNLTSIKTFASGILVPKDYIWPVDPKSHYLQPHTSLVSNAHTVGLEVFASTFVNDIPISYDPVSEHLSFIENGNFSVDSVLSDFPLTSSAAIGYTRV; encoded by the exons ATGAAAAACTTCGTACGTCTAAATGTCAGTTACATCTCATCACCTGAAGCCGGTTTCCTCAGAAGTATAAGAACACTCATCAacccaaaaacaacaaaactggTCTTCAGGTTTCCGGAAAACGAGGAAGTAGATCCATCAACCAACCAGAGTTATGCTTCACTGTTGAAAAATCTAACATCTATCAAGACATTTGCTTCAGGAATTCTTGTTCCCAAAGACTACATATGGCCTGTGGATCCAAAGAGTCATTATCTACAACCTCATACATCTTTGGTCTCCAATGCGCATACAGTGGGGCTGGAAGTCTTTGCTTCAACATTCGTGAATGACATTCCAATCAGCTATGACCCTGTTTCCGAGCACTTGAGTTTCATTGAGAATGGAAACTTCTCTGTTGATAGTGTGTTGTCTGACTTCCCTCTAACGTCATCTGCAGCTATAG GGTATACACGAGTATGA
- the LOC106775654 gene encoding pleckstrin homology domain-containing protein 1, whose product MGSLWRAALGMSENSTNYDGVEFWSNPERTGWLTKQGEYIKTWRRRWFVLKQGKLFWFKDSAVTRTSRPRGVIPVATCLTVKGAEDILNKPNAFELSTRSDTMYFIADSEKEKEDWINSIGRSIVQHSRSVTDSEIVDYDNNSAKR is encoded by the coding sequence ATGGGGAGCCTGTGGCGCGCGGCGCTTGGCATGTCAGAGAATTCCACCAACTACGACGGCGTCGAGTTTTGGTCCAACCCCGAGCGAACTGGATGGCTCACCAAGCAGGGCGAGTACATCAAGACCTGGCGCCGACGTTGGTTTGTCCTTAAGCAGGGCAAACTCTTCTGGTTCAAGGACTCCGCCGTCACACGCACCTCTCGACCACGCGGTGTCATTCCCGTCGCCACGTGCCTCACCGTCAAAGGCGCCGAAGACATCCTTAACAAGCCCAACGCATTTGAGCTTTCCACGCGCTCCGACACCATGTACTTCATCGCCGATTCcgagaaggagaaggaggacTGGATCAACTCCATCGGTCGCTCCATCGTCCAGCACTCCAGATCCGTCACTGATTCCGAGATCGTCGATTATGATAACAACTCCGCCAAGCGCTGA